A single window of Bacteroidota bacterium DNA harbors:
- a CDS encoding DNA gyrase/topoisomerase IV subunit A, giving the protein MAKKKDNKDKEKENNELPLMPIPGAEPIDTHNNVDSIRHVSGMFKNWFIDYASYVILERAVPAIEDGLKPVQRRILHSMWELEDGRYNKVANLIGNTMKYHPHGDASIGDALVTMGQKDLLIDCQGNWGNILTGDSAAAPRYIEARLSKFGLEVLFNPKTTNWGLSYDGRNKEPINLPVKFPLLLAHGVEGIAVGLACKILPHNFIELIDASIMVLKGKKPHLYPDFQTGGIADFSEYNDGLRGGKIKIRARIKEVNSKTLAITEIPFGTTTGSLIDSILAANDKGKIKIKKVEDNTAEEVEILIHLQPGISPDKTIDALYAFTNCEMSISPNACIIENETPKFIGVTEILKASTFATVELLKRELEIEKHELEEKWHFSSLEKIFIKEEMYIDFKKYSNKESLYEYLHGCFKPHRKKLLREINDDDLHKLTQIPMIRITRFDTIKAEEFMKDLEAKIAQVKHHLANLTDYAIEYFKNLKVKYGKGKERRTESKQLETIVATQVIMATEKLYVNRAEGFVGTSLRKDEFVCDCSVLDEIIAFSAEGKMKVFKVADKVFVGKDILHVAIFKRDDDRTTYNMIYRDGPKGITFMKRFNVGGVTRDKEYDLTKGTKDSHVYWFTVNPNGEAEKVRVLLRQASGLRKLEIDIDFSEMEVKGRGSVGNIVTKYSVRKVELLKKGVAIVGAEDFWFDDTVHRLNKDGRGTYLGKFSGDDKILTITSKGFYKLYTYDVLNHFDEDIILIEKYFPSQTLTCIYYDGESKSYFTKRFLPENISSKSLLVTEHPESRMELVTPQVNPTIEVSFYKEKGNNIKNEKINLVEFAPPTNMKAKGKKLSSYKVKDITLLEPQEIKDAKKFLGNDDDSGLSPMELHRRAMEKMKSKDLLGGEGQISFEF; this is encoded by the coding sequence ATGGCAAAGAAAAAAGATAATAAGGATAAAGAAAAAGAGAATAACGAACTGCCCTTGATGCCTATTCCCGGTGCTGAGCCAATCGATACGCACAATAATGTGGATAGCATTAGACACGTATCAGGAATGTTTAAGAATTGGTTCATCGACTATGCATCTTATGTAATTCTGGAACGTGCTGTACCCGCCATTGAGGATGGACTAAAACCGGTACAACGCCGTATCTTACATAGCATGTGGGAACTGGAAGATGGTCGTTACAATAAGGTAGCGAATCTTATTGGTAACACCATGAAGTATCACCCGCATGGTGATGCAAGTATCGGTGATGCTTTGGTAACCATGGGGCAAAAAGATTTATTAATCGATTGTCAGGGTAACTGGGGTAACATTCTAACGGGCGACAGTGCTGCGGCACCACGTTATATTGAAGCGCGTTTGTCTAAGTTTGGATTGGAAGTGCTTTTCAACCCGAAAACAACCAATTGGGGATTAAGCTATGATGGCCGTAATAAAGAGCCTATTAACTTGCCTGTAAAATTCCCATTGTTATTAGCGCATGGTGTAGAAGGTATTGCGGTTGGATTGGCGTGTAAGATTTTACCACACAACTTTATTGAGTTGATTGACGCCTCCATCATGGTGTTAAAAGGTAAGAAGCCACATTTGTATCCGGATTTTCAAACAGGCGGTATTGCCGACTTTAGTGAATACAATGATGGTTTACGTGGTGGAAAGATTAAAATTCGCGCGCGCATAAAGGAAGTAAATTCGAAAACTTTAGCGATCACTGAAATTCCTTTCGGAACAACAACCGGCTCTTTAATTGATTCAATTTTAGCGGCTAACGATAAAGGGAAAATTAAGATTAAGAAAGTGGAAGATAATACGGCGGAAGAGGTTGAAATCTTAATTCACTTACAACCGGGTATTTCTCCTGATAAAACAATAGATGCTTTATATGCGTTCACGAATTGTGAGATGAGTATTTCTCCGAACGCCTGTATTATCGAAAACGAAACACCGAAGTTTATTGGTGTTACAGAAATTCTTAAAGCAAGCACATTCGCAACAGTTGAGTTACTGAAGCGTGAATTGGAAATTGAAAAACATGAGCTGGAAGAAAAATGGCATTTCTCTTCTTTGGAGAAAATCTTCATCAAGGAAGAAATGTACATCGATTTCAAGAAGTACTCGAATAAAGAATCTTTATACGAATACTTACATGGTTGCTTTAAGCCACATCGCAAAAAATTATTACGCGAGATTAATGATGATGATTTACATAAACTGACTCAAATTCCGATGATTCGTATCACACGTTTTGATACCATTAAGGCGGAAGAGTTTATGAAAGATTTAGAGGCAAAAATCGCTCAGGTGAAACATCATTTAGCGAATCTGACGGATTACGCCATCGAATACTTCAAAAACCTAAAAGTTAAATACGGTAAAGGAAAAGAACGCAGAACGGAATCTAAGCAATTAGAAACCATTGTAGCCACTCAGGTTATCATGGCTACTGAGAAGTTGTATGTAAATCGCGCGGAAGGTTTCGTTGGTACAAGTTTAAGAAAAGACGAATTTGTTTGCGATTGCTCTGTACTGGATGAAATCATTGCCTTCTCAGCAGAAGGTAAGATGAAAGTATTTAAAGTAGCCGACAAAGTGTTTGTTGGAAAGGATATTCTTCATGTGGCGATATTTAAACGTGATGATGATCGTACTACATATAATATGATTTATCGCGACGGACCAAAAGGTATTACCTTCATGAAACGTTTTAATGTGGGTGGTGTAACCCGCGATAAGGAATATGATTTAACGAAGGGCACCAAAGATTCTCACGTGTATTGGTTTACCGTAAATCCAAATGGTGAGGCTGAAAAAGTACGCGTGTTGTTGCGTCAGGCTTCCGGATTACGTAAATTGGAAATTGATATCGATTTTTCTGAAATGGAAGTGAAGGGCAGAGGCTCAGTTGGTAATATCGTTACAAAATACAGCGTTAGAAAAGTTGAGCTCCTTAAGAAGGGTGTGGCGATTGTTGGCGCCGAAGATTTTTGGTTCGATGATACTGTGCACCGTTTGAATAAGGACGGAAGAGGAACTTACTTAGGAAAGTTCAGTGGAGATGATAAGATTTTAACTATTACCAGCAAGGGCTTCTATAAATTGTATACTTACGATGTGTTAAACCACTTTGATGAGGATATTATTTTAATTGAAAAATATTTCCCGAGTCAAACTTTAACTTGTATTTATTATGATGGTGAGAGTAAGTCGTATTTCACGAAACGATTCCTGCCGGAAAATATTTCAAGTAAATCTCTATTGGTTACCGAGCATCCTGAATCGCGAATGGAATTGGTTACGCCGCAGGTAAATCCAACCATCGAAGTTAGTTTCTATAAGGAAAAGGGCAACAATATAAAGAATGAGAAAATTAATTTGGTTGAATTTGCTCCACCAACCAATATGAAAGCGAAGGGTAAGAAATTATCTTCGTATAAAGTAAAAGACATTACTTTATTGGAACCACAGGAAATTAAAGACGCGAAGAAGTTCTTGGGAAACGATGACGACAGTGGTTTATCGCCAATGGAGTTACACCGAAGAGCCATGGAAAAAATGAAATCGAAAGATTTATTAGGAGGAGAAGGACAAATAAGCTTTGAATTCTAA
- a CDS encoding DNA primase gives MIPKETIDKIIDAARVEEVVGDFITLKKRGANYLGLCPFHGEKTPSFTVSPAKGIYKCFGCGKAGTSVNFIMDSQQLSYPEALKWLAKKYNIEVVEREISPEEKALQNEKESLYIVMQYAQRYFTHNLYNSDEGKSIGLSYFIERGFRHDIIEKFQLGYSFEERRALSHDAVKNGYKAEYLVKTGLSILSNQHVEGNPITEQDIFDRYTSRVMFPIHDVGGRVIGFGGRILGSDKKLAKYINSPQTDIYDKSKVLYGLWFAKKAIQEKDNCYLVEGYTDVISMHQSGIENVVASSGTSLTVEQIKAIHRFTNNITVLYDGDSAGEKASVRAIDLLLEEGMNVKVLMFPDNDDPDSFSKKVTADEFKTYIENNTQDFLAYKTRSLFNETKNDPIKKATVIKDIVQSISLIPDAIIRSVYIKECASIMELQENVLQMEVTKLRRNKASKGENKPVQPEVNEALTEALTGTEEKQENLIVAESEEKELLRLILNYGNVIIEVEAENEDKEHHDFELSVSEYVLFELMRDGIDFLNPIHQMVLDEYMHQLQENKLPDFNYFKNHLNPAISTFAIDLASATEELSEKWNAFGVLVEREIYHLKKATQHTIYSLKEKRLSKMIHDMQEELKTAPGETHEEILKDILRLTQIKMQVNKLLGRIVVK, from the coding sequence TTGATACCAAAAGAAACCATAGACAAAATTATTGATGCCGCCCGTGTTGAGGAGGTTGTTGGCGATTTTATTACGCTGAAAAAACGCGGCGCCAATTATCTTGGTCTATGTCCCTTTCATGGTGAAAAAACGCCTTCCTTTACTGTCTCTCCGGCAAAAGGAATTTACAAATGTTTCGGTTGCGGTAAAGCCGGCACCTCTGTCAATTTTATTATGGACAGTCAGCAACTAAGTTACCCGGAGGCATTAAAATGGCTGGCTAAAAAATATAATATCGAGGTTGTTGAACGCGAGATTAGTCCTGAAGAAAAAGCATTACAAAACGAAAAGGAAAGCTTATACATTGTGATGCAATACGCGCAACGTTACTTCACCCATAATTTATACAATAGCGATGAAGGCAAATCAATTGGTTTAAGCTATTTTATTGAGCGCGGATTTCGTCACGATATTATTGAAAAATTTCAATTAGGATATAGTTTTGAAGAACGACGTGCACTCAGTCATGATGCCGTAAAAAACGGATACAAAGCAGAATATTTGGTAAAAACCGGATTAAGCATCTTAAGTAACCAACACGTTGAAGGAAACCCTATCACCGAACAAGATATTTTTGATCGATATACCTCACGTGTAATGTTTCCTATTCACGATGTCGGCGGACGTGTTATTGGATTTGGCGGTAGAATCTTAGGCAGTGATAAAAAGTTAGCGAAATACATCAACTCTCCGCAAACTGACATTTACGATAAAAGTAAAGTTCTGTACGGATTGTGGTTTGCGAAGAAAGCCATACAGGAAAAAGACAATTGTTATTTAGTAGAAGGATATACCGATGTTATTTCCATGCATCAGTCGGGTATCGAAAACGTAGTTGCTTCGTCCGGAACATCTTTAACAGTTGAACAGATAAAAGCCATTCACCGTTTCACCAATAACATTACGGTTTTATATGATGGCGACAGTGCCGGCGAAAAAGCAAGCGTGCGTGCTATTGATTTATTATTGGAAGAAGGCATGAATGTAAAAGTGTTGATGTTTCCGGATAATGACGATCCGGATTCATTCAGCAAAAAAGTGACGGCCGATGAATTTAAAACATACATAGAAAATAACACTCAGGACTTCTTAGCTTATAAAACCCGTTCACTTTTCAATGAAACTAAAAATGACCCGATTAAGAAAGCAACTGTAATTAAAGATATCGTTCAAAGTATTTCCTTAATTCCGGATGCCATTATCCGTTCGGTTTACATTAAAGAATGTGCTTCCATTATGGAATTGCAGGAGAATGTTCTGCAAATGGAGGTTACCAAGTTAAGGAGAAACAAAGCATCAAAAGGTGAAAATAAACCTGTTCAACCGGAAGTAAATGAAGCGCTCACAGAGGCATTAACAGGAACAGAGGAAAAACAGGAAAATCTTATTGTAGCGGAAAGCGAAGAGAAGGAATTATTGCGACTCATCCTTAACTACGGAAATGTTATTATAGAAGTAGAAGCTGAGAACGAAGATAAAGAACATCATGATTTTGAATTATCTGTTTCTGAATATGTACTGTTTGAATTAATGCGTGATGGTATTGATTTCCTTAATCCAATACATCAAATGGTATTAGACGAATACATGCACCAGCTTCAGGAAAATAAATTACCTGATTTTAATTATTTCAAAAACCATTTAAATCCAGCTATATCTACATTCGCTATTGATTTAGCATCTGCAACCGAAGAGCTCAGCGAAAAATGGAATGCTTTCGGTGTTTTGGTAGAACGAGAAATTTATCATCTTAAAAAAGCTACTCAACATACCATTTACAGTTTAAAAGAAAAACGCTTGAGTAAAATGATTCATGACATGCAGGAGGAATTAAAAACCGCTCCCGGAGAAACACATGAAGAAATTTTAAAAGATATTTTGCGCTTAACGCAAATCAAAATGCAAGTGAATAAACTACTCGGACGAATAGTAGTAAAATAA